The following nucleotide sequence is from Barnesiella viscericola DSM 18177.
GAGTGGATTCAATACATCAAGAACTCGATTGCCAAAATTGCTCCCCACTTCACCATGGAGCGCATGTTGCACGACTACATCGACCGCTTCTATATGAAAGAGGGCAAACGTACCAAGCTGCTCAAAGCCGACCATTATGCCAAAGCCAAAGAGATTGCAGCCTGGAAAGAGGAGTTTGTATCGAAATGGAACGACATCGAAATCTGCTCGGTTTCGATTCCCGACGGCCTGCTCTACAATCCTCATGTAGGCGAAGAGTATGAAATGACCGTGGTTATCGACAACAAGGGCTTGGGCAACTGCCTGGGCGTAGAGCTCGTTATCGCCAACGTAGAAGAGGGTAACACCGAACCCTACAAGACGATTGAAATGAAACCGGTACAGACCGACGGCACCAAGGTAACCTACAAGTTGCGTTACCTGCTCAACGACTCGGGCGTATTCCGCTATTCATTCCGTATGTTCCCCCAGAACCCCGATCTGCCTCACCGTCAGGATTTGGCCTACGTTCGCTGGTTCTAATCGGGACTGTCATTCCAAGAAATATGAAGAGGAGGAAAAGGGCAAGCGAGGTTACTCGATTTGCCCCTCTTCCCTCACATGAAAGCTATCTATCAGGCGCCAAGTTCTCTATTAGGGAACCTTGGCGCTTTTATTGTTAAAACACGTTAAGTTTTCCACCAAGGCAAACATTCCTCCACGACACGTGTTTTACCCCTAAACTACTACTCTGTATATCAGATGATCCGGTGCAGGCCCAACGACATCTTCGGGCTCTGTACCGAGTCATCTTTTCACCCCTGTCCTTCCCGAAAATCGAGCGAATTTCGTATCTTTGTCCCCAAAGCAAATATTCCCCGAATGAGCGAACAATCTTCACTATTAGAAAAACTGGAAGGACTGCTTATCCGATTTGAAGAAATAGGAACCTTGATTACCGACCCCGCCGTCATAAGCGACATGAAACGGTATGTCAAGCTGACTAAAGAGTATCGAGAACTCGAAAAAATATCGGAAGCGGCCAAACGATACAAACAACTGCTGAACGGAATCGACGAATCGCGCCGGTTGCTCGAAACCGAGAACGACCCCGAAATGCGCGAAATGGCCAAAGAGGAGCTCGAATCGTGTTCGGCCCAGCTGCCCCAACTCGAAGAGGAGATAAAACTGCTGCTCGTACCGGCCGACCCCGAAGACAGCAAAAACGCCATTGTCGAGATACGGGGCGGAACAGGTGGCGACGAGGCTGCCATCTTTGCCGGCGACCTCTTCCGCATGTATACCAAATATTGTGAAACCAAGGGGTGGAAAACCGAGGTGAGCAGTTACAGCGAAGGGGCCTCGGGCGGATACAAGGAGATTATCTTCACCGTAACGGGCGACAACGTGTACGGCACACTCAAATACGAGTCGGGCGTACACCGCGTGCAGCGGGTGCCTGCCACCGAGACCCAGGGTCGCGTACACACCTCGGCCGCCACGGTAGCCGTGCTGCCCGAAGCCGAAGAGTTCGACGTGGAAATCAACGAGGGCGAAATCAAGTGGGATACCTTCCGGTCGAGCGGGGCCGGCGGCCAGAACGTAAACAAGGTAGAATCGGGCGTGCGGCTGCGCTACAACTGGAAAAATCCCATCACCGGCGAGACGGAAGAGATTCTCATCGAGTGTACCGAGACCCGCGACCAACCCAAGAACAAGGAGCGTGCCCTCTCGCGTTTGCGCTCGTTCATCTACGACAAGGAGCACCAGAAATACATCGACGACATTGCCAGCCGGCGCAAGACCATGGTATCGACCGGCGACCGGTCGGCCAAGATACGCACCTACAACTACCCGCAGGGGCGCATCACCGACCACCGCATCAACTATACCATCTACAACCTGGCTGCCTTCATGGACGGCGACATACAGGACTGTATCGACCACCTCATCGTGGCCGAGAATGCCGAGCGGCTCAAAGAGAGTGAACTATAATCCCCATATATCATGAACAAGAAACAGCTATTTGAAAATATCAAGCGGAAGAAATCGTTCCTCTGCGTAGGGCTCGATACCGACATCAAGAAGATTCCCGAGCATCTGAAATCGGCCGACGATCCCATCTTTGCCTTCAACCAGGCAATTATCGACGCTACGGCCGACCTCTGCGTGGCCTACAAGCCCAACCTGGCCTTCTACGAGAGTCTGGGAGTAATGGGCTGGACCGCCTTTGAGAAGACCGTCAGCTATCTGCGCGAGAATTACCCCGACCAGTTTATCATCGCCGATGCCAAGCGGGGCGACATAGGCAACACCTCGGAACTCTATGCCCGCAGCTTCTTCTGCCACCTCGACCTCGATGCCGTGACCGTGGCCCCCTACATGGGCGAGGACAGCGTGAAACCCTTCCTGGGCTACCCCGACAAGTGGGTCATTCTGCTCGGCCTCACCTCCAACAAAGGGTCGCACGATTTCCAGCTGACCACCGATGCCAACGGCGAACGCCTCTTCGAGAAGGTGATGCGCGTGGCTCAAACCTGGGCAACCGACGAGCAACTGATGTTTGTCGTAGGAGCCACCCAGGGCAAACTGTTTGAAGACGTGCGCCGCATCGCCCCGAACAACTTCCTGCTGGTGCCCGGCGTTGGCGCCCAGGGCGGCAGCCTCGAAGAGGTAGCCACCTACGGAATGAACAGCGAGTGCGGCCTGCTTGTTAACTCTTCGCGCAAAATCATCTACGCCGCGGCCGACGAAACGTTTGCCCAGGCCGCCCGTGAGGAGGCCTTGAAAGTGCAGTACGAGATGGAACACCTGCTGCACAAGAAAGGATTACTCTGATTTTTAGAGAAAATAGCATTTAATAGTAAAAAGATAATCGATTTTTACCTAAATTTGCCAAACAGAAACGAGTTACATACTAAATATTAAACGATATGCAAACAATTGACAATTACAATTTTGCCGGCAAAAAGGCATTTGTACGCGTAGATTTTAATGTTCCCCTCGACGAGAACTTTAACATCACCGACGACACTCGTATGGTAAAAGCATTGCCTACGTTGAAGAAGATCCTGGCCGATGGCGGTAGCCTCATTATCGGTTCGCACCTGGGCCGCCCCAAAAAAGGTCCCGAAGATAAATTCTCGTTGCGTCACATCGTAGCTCACCTGAGCGAACTGCTGGGCACCGAAGTAAAATTTGTCGATGACTGCGTAGGCGACAAGGTAAAAGCTGCTGCCGCTGCCCTGAAACCGGGCGAAGTGCTGCTGCTCGAGAACCTCCGCTTCCACGCCGAAGAAGAGGGTAAACCCAGAGGCTTGGCCGAAGATGCCAGCGACGAGGAAAAAGCTGCTGCCAAGAAAGCCATTAAAGCCAGCCAGAAAGAGTTTACCAAAGAACTCGCCAGCCTGGCCGATGTATATGTAAACGACGCCTTCGGTACGGCTCACCGTGCCCACGCCTCCACGGCTTTGATGGCCGAATACTTTACCCCCGAGAACAAAATGTTCGGTTACCTCATGGGTAAAGAGGTAGCTGCCGTAAACAAAGTGATGAAAGAGATGGTTCGTCCCTTCACCGCTATTATGGGTGGCTCGAAAGTTTCGTCGAAAATCGACATCATCGAGAATCTGTTGACCAAAGTCGACAACCTCATCATTGCCGGTGGTATGACCTACACCTTTACCAAAGCTCTGGGTGGCAAAATCGGTAACTCGATCTGCGAAGACGACAAACTCGACCTGGCACTCGAACTGATTGAAAAAGCCAAAGCCAACCACGTGAACCTCGTACTGGCCGTCGATGCCAAAATTGCCGACGACTTCTCGAACGACGCTCACACCGACTTCTGCGATGTAGACAAAATTCCCGACGGTTGGGAAGGTATGGACATCGGTCCCAAATCGGAAGCTCTGTTTGCCGACGTTATCAAAAAATCGAAGACTATCCTGTGGAACGGCCCGACAGGCGTATTCGAATTCGACAACTTTACATCGGGTTCGCGCGCTGTTGCCGAGGCTATCGTAGAGGCTACCAAGAACGGTGCATTCTCGCTCGTAGGTGGTGGTGACTCGGTAGCTTGTGTCAACAAGTTCGGCTTGGCCGACCAGGTATCCTACGTTTCGACGGGCGGTGGTGCCTTGCTCGAAGCTATCGAAGGTAAAGTATTGCCCGGTATCGCCGCTATCCAAGGCTAATACCCCGACGATATAAATCACATACAGAGAGGGCCCGAAAGAAATCTTCCGGGCCCTCTTATTTTCACCTGCCCTACCGCCAGCAAGAACAAGGATTGGGGTACAAGATTCGAAGATTTGTCTACAAAAAGGGTACATGGCTCATTATACTTTTGTATCGAGAAAAAAGAGATACCTCAACGTATATCACTAAGATTAAGACGCATGAAGACAAAGTTTTTTATTTTCCACCTGTTTCTAACCCTTTTTACAATGAATACGATTCAAGCACAAGAGAACGACAAGACGTTTGCCCCGAGCGACCGGGTTACCGTCGAACGGGTACATTTCAAAAATCGGTTTGGCATTACCCTGGCCGCCGACATGTATAAACCCAAAAACGCAGAGGGAAAGCTGCCGGCCATTGCCATTTCGGGTCCCTTCGGCGCCGTCAAGGAGCAGGCATCGGGCCTCTATGCCCAGGCCCTGGCCGAACGCGGATTCCTCACCATTGCCTTCGACCCCTCCTACACGGGCGAAAGTAGTGGCGAACCCCGGTACGTGGCTTCGCCCGACATCAATACCGAGGACTTCTGCGCGGCCGTCGACTTTCTGTCGATACGCGACGACGTGGACCCCGAACGCATCGGTATCCTGGGCATCTGCGGCTGGGGCGGTATGGCTCTGAATGCAGCGGCCATCGATACCCGCATCAAGGCTACGGTAACTTCGACCATGTATGACATGAGCCGGGTGAGCGCCAACGGTTATTTCGACTCGATGGATGCCGACCAGCGTTATGCCCTGCGCCAAAAGCTCAATGCCCAGCGCACCATTGATGCCCGCAACGGCTCCTATGCGTTGGCCGGTGGTGTGGTAGACCCGCTGCCCGCCGATGCTCCGCAATTTGTCAAGGATTACTATGCCTACTACAAGACGCCGCGGGGTTATCACAAATGCTCGCTCAACTCCAACGGCGGCTGGAACGTGACCTCGGCCCTCTCGTTCATCAACACGCCTCTGCTCACTTACAGCAACGAGATACGCAGCGCCGTGCTCATGATTCACGGCGAGAAGGCCCACTCACGCTATTTCAGCGAAGATGCGTTCAAGAAACTCACCGGCGACAACAAGGAGCTGATGATTATCCCCGGCGCTTCGCATGTCGACCTCTACGACCGTGTCGACATCATTCCGTTTGACAAAATCGAATCGTTCTTCCGTGAATACTTAAAATAAGGTACAATCATGACACTTCAAGAATTTCTGCAACATACAGCCGAACGCAAACCGCTTCGAGGAGCCGAAATCGGACAGTTCATGAACGAGATGAGCGACGAGGCCCGGCGCATCACCTGCCAAATGAACAACGCCTATCATACCCCCGACGAGATTCGCGAACTGCTTGCCCGACTTACCGGACAGCCCGTACCCGATACGGTGCGGGTATTTCCTCCACTCTATGCCGACTTCGGCAAGAACATACACTTGGGTGAGAATGTCTTTATCAACGACTGTTGCCACTTTCAGGACCATGGTGGCATCACTCTCGGCGACGGCTGCCAGATCGGACACGGCGTGGTATTTGCCACCCTCAACCACGGCCTTGCCCCCGAGGACCGACAGACTACCTACCCGGCCCCTATCGTACTGGGACGCAACGTGTGGGTAGGAGCCAACGCTACCATTCTGCAAGGGGTAACCATCGGCGACAACGCCGTAGTGGCTGCGGGTGCCGTGGTGACCAAAGATGTGGCTACCAATACGGTAGTCGGTGGTGTTCCGGCCCGGTTGATTCACGTGATTGAAACCAAACCAGAGACCAAATAACAATTCATGATGAAACCGCTGATTGCAACCGCCCTTGCCATACTTTTTGCCATGAGCTCGGGCTGGGCCTTCACCGCTTGCGACCGTAACGACGAACCTACGTCCGTATCGAGCAACTCCGGGAATACTCCTGATGACAATGATAATGATAATGACAACCCCGAAACACCCGACGCCATGACACTGAATATGACAATAGGTAACTCTACGTTTACCATTACTCTGGCCGACAATACTACGGCCCTGGCCTTTGCCGACCTGCTGCCGCTGCGCCTGAACATGAGCGAACTGAACGGCAACGAAAAGTATATCTATCTCGACCAAAGTTTGCCCTCTCAGCCCACATCGCCGGGCACCATACAGACGGGTGACCTGATGCTCTACGGCTCGACGTGCATCGTGCTGTTCTACGAGAGCTTCTCCACCTCCTACCGCTACACCCGTATCGGACGCGTAGACAATCCGGCTGGACTGGCTGCCGCCGTAGGTTCGGGCTCCGTAACGGTATCGTTTGAACGCTGACCCCGGGTTTCACCTCTACAAAAGAAGAGCGTTCGGTCAGGAGCAAGACTCCGGCCGAACGCTCTTCTTATTTCGTAAAGACAAGATGTAATCTACATCTGTTGCTGCAAAGTTTTATCAACCGCCTTGCGGTCAAGCAACTGCTTCCGATAATCCTTCAACATGGCCACATCGGTATTTTCATGTCCGCCCTTCTCCTGAAACAAATCGAGCGACTTGTCTACCCATTCGATGGCCTTGTCATACTGATCGTGCAACTCGTTATAAACCGCCAGATTGGCAGCGGCCATAGCCCGATCGGTCTTGTTTTTCTGCTCCTCATAGACATATTCCCACAGATACGAAGCCTCGGTAAACCGTTGCTGTTGCCAATAGTCGTTCGCATCTTTCATGGCCGGATTGGTCGACGTGTACAGGTAACGCTCCACCTGATCTACATGCGGGACAAGCAAATCGCGCACCCGTTGGGAAACATGCTGCATGGCGGCTTGAACAAAACCGACGGTCGACGGTAAATACCCGTGAGCTTCGACGGGGGTATATCCAAAGGTCTGCCAATAGACGGTATCGACCACAAGTTCAGTGGTAGGATCGACCCGATCGGGCCAGTAAACCCGCAACCACAGCGTGGTAGCCACCGACAGATTGGTCACGAACAACGTTTCGCCATAATCGTCGTACAACGGCTGGTCCTCCATGGTCACGGCCATATTGGTCTTGTCGAGAGAGAGCACGGCCGTATGGGAGGCTCCTCCCCTGATGGTCTCTAATTGACGATCGTCCAACAACGGATAGAGGCTCTTGGGCAGCGTGATGGAATCGTCATAGAAAATGGTTATCTCGGGGAAATAATGGGCATTGTCCAACTCAACGGCGATATTCTCGGCCAACCGATAGGTGGTACTATCGTGCGGAACGACAAGCGTGAACTCTTTTGCCGAAATATCCTTATATCGATTACCCTCCTTCTCCTCGGGCTCAGCCGAATTATTGACCACCATTAACCTCGTGACAGTGGGTGGAAAAGTTACCTTGGCCGGCCTCCATACATCGAGCGAAAGAACCGATACCGACCGGCAACCCGTCAGCAACAACGCAGCGGCCACGATAAAAAACAGACTCTTTTTCATATTAAAACCTCCCTTTCATCACAGGTTTTCTCTACAAATGTAATCATAACAACAGCTTCTCGGGGCAAATCACCTGTATTTAAGCTATTTTAATGATTTGCGCATACGCTTCAACAGGGCCCTCATGCCGGGCGAACGGTCGGCATCGTTCATCTCCACGATTTGCCGCAGCATATCACCGGCCCACTCGACCTGACCGGAAAGATGATTCAGGATAGTGAGATACCACACCAACTCCGACACCTTGCCCCCTGGCTCTATACTCCATGCACAAAGGGTTTGTACCCACCTCTCGGCCTCTTCGTGAGCAGGGAGATATTCGCCCTGTTCAAGCATGCGGTACAGCAGATGGGCATATATGCGCCTTACGCCCCGATGCGTCACCTGGCTCCCATCGGACAAGAAGCGGCTCTTGTATTTCAAGAAGAGGGGCCGGTCCCGTTCATATACGATTTCCAGACAGCGTGCCGCCCGAAAGGCCTCGGCCCCACTACCCCGTACCCAGGACAGCAACTCGTCGAGACACGGGTAGCACCGCATTTGCTCGACCACCCATTCGGTCATGTATTCCTTTTTACAAGGCTTTGAAACAACCGCCAGCCAATCATTCGGTATCATTCACCCCACTCTTTTGACAAGTAAATGTAGCGATTCATTTTTGTTTTCACAACTGTGCTAACAAAAATTAGAATATCGATTTGCACCCTTCAAGAGAGAGATAAAAAGATAAAAAAAACGGAGTCGTTGAAAAACGACTCCGGACTGTTATGCAGGCTATTCAATCTTGTCATCTCACTACTACCCGAGTTACTTCCGTACCACAACGCACGATATAGATACCCGGTGCGGGAACCGACAGGAGCGCCCGTCCATTGACATCGGTAGTCACAACGGCTTGTCCCATAAGGTTGATTACCTCTACCGGCAGAGCCGATTCATTCTCGACCACGATACCACCTTCGGCGGCGTAAACCCGATGGTTTACTTCAAGTACATCACAGATACCCGACGGAGCATCTAACTTCACTTTCACCACATTGGAGTAGGCACTCTCCTCTCCCTCGGCCGTAACGGCCTTCACTTGATAGGTGTAGACATATCCCGGTTCAAGATCGGTGAACTGATGGGAGGTTGAGGTAATACCTGTCAAGGTCAAGGGCCACTCTCCGTCAACGGTTTCCGAACCCATTCCGTCCGATTGCACTTCGCCGCTATATACCACGATGTTGTCGATATAGGATCTCTTTCCACTGGTGGACACCACTTCAAGCACGATGCGACTGTTGGCCGTTCCGCCGGTAAAGGTCAACGTATAAGTATTCATCTCATCGACAGGCAACATATCGGTGGTTTGGGCGTTATCTTCGTCGTCTTCGAGATAGACCTTCATCACAGACTGCTCTTTTGAGTTATACCGCGAAGCATCGAAACAAACCGTAAATACACCACCGCACGACGAGAGGTCAAGTGCGGGTGTACACAAGGCCCCGCTATTAGCCGAGTTGCCCAGTTTTATCTTACCCACCTCGGGATAAACATATTTTCCACGCCAACCCGGTGTTTCGAAATATTGGTCGGCAATATCTTTCATCGACCCGATTCCGCCCACATTGGTCGTGCTTGCAGTCGAAATGTTGTTGAAACTTTCCGATAACAGGATATCCCCCCCGGCCGACGGATCTCTGCGTCCGACCTTCAACGTGTAGCTGGCAGCATTCTCAACAGGCGACCAACTGGCCGTAAAGCCGGTTGCCGAAACTTCGGTAGCCTCGTTGGCAACCGGGGCTATTATGGCGGGGGTTCCCCCCATGAAATCGAAAGTTATCACGCCATTATTGGCAGCAATATTGGTCACCGGTTTTCCCAACAGTTCACCCGTGTTGGTTCGTGCCGCAGGCCGACTGCTGTCGGTAAACGAGTTGTTACCCCCATAGGGATACAAATCGCCATACTCATTTCTTGAACTATACTGGTTATCGGCAGGCATGATGGTCATGCGCTGGCGAGTCGACTCATTGTTAACCGTATTTCTATCCCAAACCGACTGGTTGTAATCGACCTTCAATATCATCAATCCCGAGGAGGCCATATACTGGTCCCACCCCTTTTGCTGACGGTTTTCGAGGGTAAAATACTGATTCTTGTCGCTCGACACAATCTTGTAGGCCTTGTGACTGTCGGCCAGATTTTCAAGTGTAATCGATGCCGGCGATGTCAACTCTTCAATCGTGAGCCAACCGCAGAACTCGCGTTCATAAGCACTGTACCCTACGGGAACCGAACCATCGCTATACCCGTCGCCATTAGCATCGGGCCCATTGTAACACCCATAATCCATAAGGCTCCATGAACTCATTCCATAATTGGGATTATACGAACCGCTCGTATCATAGAAATCGGGCAATCCCAGCGTATGACTATACTCGTGACAGAATGAACCTATGCCATCGCGATAGGTTCCCCGATTGCCCAGCAACTCGGCCGAGCAGGCATAAGCATCAATGTACTTACCGTCGACAAGAACGGACCTCCTTGCTCCTTGATAAACATACCAGGCATGCGGCCACACGGTATCGTCGAGCGAACCTTGCGCATCGTTGGCCGATTCGCCATAACCGGCATAAATGACATAGACCAAATCGACAAAGCCATCATTGTTGCGATCGTACAGGGTGAAATCGACCATCGACTCGGCCTTCCGGCAGGCATCGATAATCATTTCCGACGCATTGGGGTCAGTGCTGCCATCACTGCCGTTACCGCCATAATAGGCCATCTTCTTATCGAGTGTTATGGGCCCTACTACATCGAAGATAGGTTGAAACGCACCACCCGACTGAGCGATAAAATAGTCTCGCGCACTGCCTATGGCTCCCTGATAATCATACCCCTCTTTATTCATCATCTCGTCGAAAGCATCACGACCGTTCGTGGCGGCAAATTTCGTGTCGCTGAACTCGACCAGAAGCACCAGGCCATGTACCTCTTCGCCGGTAGTCGCTTGTGTAACCCGGCGGGTAATGTGGCGCTGTGCCTGTTGTTTTTTCAGATTTCGATGAGCCACCAATTCTTGTGACACCCGGCGGGAGGCCAACTCACTGAGATAGGCCTTGTCCGAATCGCTCCGCAAACGGGCATCACGAGCGATAACCGAACCGGCAACAGCCGCTCCACTCGACGACAACTCGGCATACCGATAAAACCCATCGGCACACCGTACCACGGGAATGCCATCGGTTGTCACACGATAGTGATAAAACTCGTCACCAACCAACCGCACGGTAATTTCGGTCCCATCGGGCTGAACAACCGTCTGGGGGATAGACCTTGCCGGTATGGCAGAAAGCGAGGTTATTCCCAATAAGGCACTCGCGCACAAGGAGATAAATATCTTTTTCATACTAAGGAGGTTTAGAAAAGTGTAAATATACGAATTAAACGGGAATAACAAACTTTTCCCCTATCTATAATCTGAAAAAATTGTATTCCTACATCTCTATTCTCAATCTTCATGAAAGCAGAAACCGGGTAGATCCCTTTTCGA
It contains:
- the prfA gene encoding peptide chain release factor 1, whose translation is MSEQSSLLEKLEGLLIRFEEIGTLITDPAVISDMKRYVKLTKEYRELEKISEAAKRYKQLLNGIDESRRLLETENDPEMREMAKEELESCSAQLPQLEEEIKLLLVPADPEDSKNAIVEIRGGTGGDEAAIFAGDLFRMYTKYCETKGWKTEVSSYSEGASGGYKEIIFTVTGDNVYGTLKYESGVHRVQRVPATETQGRVHTSAATVAVLPEAEEFDVEINEGEIKWDTFRSSGAGGQNVNKVESGVRLRYNWKNPITGETEEILIECTETRDQPKNKERALSRLRSFIYDKEHQKYIDDIASRRKTMVSTGDRSAKIRTYNYPQGRITDHRINYTIYNLAAFMDGDIQDCIDHLIVAENAERLKESEL
- the pyrF gene encoding orotidine-5'-phosphate decarboxylase → MNKKQLFENIKRKKSFLCVGLDTDIKKIPEHLKSADDPIFAFNQAIIDATADLCVAYKPNLAFYESLGVMGWTAFEKTVSYLRENYPDQFIIADAKRGDIGNTSELYARSFFCHLDLDAVTVAPYMGEDSVKPFLGYPDKWVILLGLTSNKGSHDFQLTTDANGERLFEKVMRVAQTWATDEQLMFVVGATQGKLFEDVRRIAPNNFLLVPGVGAQGGSLEEVATYGMNSECGLLVNSSRKIIYAAADETFAQAAREEALKVQYEMEHLLHKKGLL
- a CDS encoding phosphoglycerate kinase, coding for MQTIDNYNFAGKKAFVRVDFNVPLDENFNITDDTRMVKALPTLKKILADGGSLIIGSHLGRPKKGPEDKFSLRHIVAHLSELLGTEVKFVDDCVGDKVKAAAAALKPGEVLLLENLRFHAEEEGKPRGLAEDASDEEKAAAKKAIKASQKEFTKELASLADVYVNDAFGTAHRAHASTALMAEYFTPENKMFGYLMGKEVAAVNKVMKEMVRPFTAIMGGSKVSSKIDIIENLLTKVDNLIIAGGMTYTFTKALGGKIGNSICEDDKLDLALELIEKAKANHVNLVLAVDAKIADDFSNDAHTDFCDVDKIPDGWEGMDIGPKSEALFADVIKKSKTILWNGPTGVFEFDNFTSGSRAVAEAIVEATKNGAFSLVGGGDSVACVNKFGLADQVSYVSTGGGALLEAIEGKVLPGIAAIQG
- a CDS encoding alpha/beta hydrolase → MNTIQAQENDKTFAPSDRVTVERVHFKNRFGITLAADMYKPKNAEGKLPAIAISGPFGAVKEQASGLYAQALAERGFLTIAFDPSYTGESSGEPRYVASPDINTEDFCAAVDFLSIRDDVDPERIGILGICGWGGMALNAAAIDTRIKATVTSTMYDMSRVSANGYFDSMDADQRYALRQKLNAQRTIDARNGSYALAGGVVDPLPADAPQFVKDYYAYYKTPRGYHKCSLNSNGGWNVTSALSFINTPLLTYSNEIRSAVLMIHGEKAHSRYFSEDAFKKLTGDNKELMIIPGASHVDLYDRVDIIPFDKIESFFREYLK
- a CDS encoding DapH/DapD/GlmU-related protein yields the protein MTLQEFLQHTAERKPLRGAEIGQFMNEMSDEARRITCQMNNAYHTPDEIRELLARLTGQPVPDTVRVFPPLYADFGKNIHLGENVFINDCCHFQDHGGITLGDGCQIGHGVVFATLNHGLAPEDRQTTYPAPIVLGRNVWVGANATILQGVTIGDNAVVAAGAVVTKDVATNTVVGGVPARLIHVIETKPETK
- a CDS encoding cyclophilin-like fold protein; the protein is MMKPLIATALAILFAMSSGWAFTACDRNDEPTSVSSNSGNTPDDNDNDNDNPETPDAMTLNMTIGNSTFTITLADNTTALAFADLLPLRLNMSELNGNEKYIYLDQSLPSQPTSPGTIQTGDLMLYGSTCIVLFYESFSTSYRYTRIGRVDNPAGLAAAVGSGSVTVSFER
- a CDS encoding DUF6340 family protein; translated protein: MKKSLFFIVAAALLLTGCRSVSVLSLDVWRPAKVTFPPTVTRLMVVNNSAEPEEKEGNRYKDISAKEFTLVVPHDSTTYRLAENIAVELDNAHYFPEITIFYDDSITLPKSLYPLLDDRQLETIRGGASHTAVLSLDKTNMAVTMEDQPLYDDYGETLFVTNLSVATTLWLRVYWPDRVDPTTELVVDTVYWQTFGYTPVEAHGYLPSTVGFVQAAMQHVSQRVRDLLVPHVDQVERYLYTSTNPAMKDANDYWQQQRFTEASYLWEYVYEEQKNKTDRAMAAANLAVYNELHDQYDKAIEWVDKSLDLFQEKGGHENTDVAMLKDYRKQLLDRKAVDKTLQQQM
- a CDS encoding M6 family metalloprotease domain-containing protein, producing the protein MKKIFISLCASALLGITSLSAIPARSIPQTVVQPDGTEITVRLVGDEFYHYRVTTDGIPVVRCADGFYRYAELSSSGAAVAGSVIARDARLRSDSDKAYLSELASRRVSQELVAHRNLKKQQAQRHITRRVTQATTGEEVHGLVLLVEFSDTKFAATNGRDAFDEMMNKEGYDYQGAIGSARDYFIAQSGGAFQPIFDVVGPITLDKKMAYYGGNGSDGSTDPNASEMIIDACRKAESMVDFTLYDRNNDGFVDLVYVIYAGYGESANDAQGSLDDTVWPHAWYVYQGARRSVLVDGKYIDAYACSAELLGNRGTYRDGIGSFCHEYSHTLGLPDFYDTSGSYNPNYGMSSWSLMDYGCYNGPDANGDGYSDGSVPVGYSAYEREFCGWLTIEELTSPASITLENLADSHKAYKIVSSDKNQYFTLENRQQKGWDQYMASSGLMILKVDYNQSVWDRNTVNNESTRQRMTIMPADNQYSSRNEYGDLYPYGGNNSFTDSSRPAARTNTGELLGKPVTNIAANNGVITFDFMGGTPAIIAPVANEATEVSATGFTASWSPVENAASYTLKVGRRDPSAGGDILLSESFNNISTASTTNVGGIGSMKDIADQYFETPGWRGKYVYPEVGKIKLGNSANSGALCTPALDLSSCGGVFTVCFDASRYNSKEQSVMKVYLEDDEDNAQTTDMLPVDEMNTYTLTFTGGTANSRIVLEVVSTSGKRSYIDNIVVYSGEVQSDGMGSETVDGEWPLTLTGITSTSHQFTDLEPGYVYTYQVKAVTAEGEESAYSNVVKVKLDAPSGICDVLEVNHRVYAAEGGIVVENESALPVEVINLMGQAVVTTDVNGRALLSVPAPGIYIVRCGTEVTRVVVR